The Raphanus sativus cultivar WK10039 chromosome 6, ASM80110v3, whole genome shotgun sequence sequence AAAACTTTCGCAATAAAGcagaatcaaaaccaaaataaatctatttaaaaaaaaaacagcacgCAGTAAGAATCTCAAGATAAAGAGAGTGTCATACATAATAATAAGATCACTCGGACTGGAACACAAGTTGGCAAGAACTGGAAGCCCTGACGACAGCAGGCAATTCGTTGAGCATTTCTCGTCTTTTTGCTAACCTGAAGAGCCTTTTCGATTCAATGGGTTCTATGATGAAGGTTGCCTTCTTCAAGTGTCGTGCATTGCCTAGAATGTATCTGGccacttctttctcttcttctcttatcCAATCAGGTCGTGTCCACACAAATGTCTCAAGATGCCACAACAAACATTGAGGGACACACTTGGGTTGGTTCCATTTCCCCGGCTCCATATTTTTCTTGTCCGAAACCAACTTTGGTTGTTGAGACGAATCCTGCACAAAGGAAAAGcaatgtatattattattattaattaacagACCTTCAAAAACTGAAATTGCTTACATCAGTGAGCTTAAGAACTTGTAGCTTAGGAGAGCTATCAAGCATTACTGCAAGTAGATTCCACCACTCAACTTTATGTGAATACATCTCAAGATATACCAGCTGATAGAAGACAATTCCAGTAGGATATGCAATCTGGTCCATGAGACACTTATTagtattattacaaaaaaaaaaaaaatagttcaatCAATCAAACCCGAGAAGTTACCTGCAAAGGTGATAAGTCCAAGCAAAGACGTTTGGTAGACTTAAGAGAAGCCATAATAGTCTCATTGGTTATATTCGAAACATTGCTAACATTCGCCTCTATTAGCAGCTCAGGCGCGTTCTCAATAAGACAATGCTCATAACCTTTCAACATTTGAATATTCAAGCGTACCAAAGAAGGAGCGTTTATCACATATCCCCCAATCCCATTCTCTCTTCCAACAAAATTCTCACCGTAAAGAGACAGCGTCTTGAGAGATGGAGACTCGATAACGAATTTCACCACATCGTTATAAGATCGATGGACGACCAAATGTTCAAGATTCGGGCAGCTAGAGAAAAGGTTTCGAATAGACTCACTGTCTTTGTAAACCACAGAGTGAAGATGAAGAGTTCTAAGGGAGTTGAGAGACACCAAAGAAGGAATATCTAGAAGAACGTGATGCTTGAACTTCAAGGTCTCAAGCGTGTCGAAACAAAACAAGCTGCTTGGAAATCTGATGGGGGGATCGCTATAACCAAAGTGGAGATCAAGCTCGAGGTCACGCACGTGGCGTGTGATTGCGATTCCAGCCCATACTCCAATGTACACGTCGTCGCATCTATCGTTTAGTTTCAGATGGAGAGTGTTCAAGATGGGAGATTTATGTGAAAGCAAAGACTTGGAAACACTCTCTGCGAATTTCTTTATATCTCCTTTGGATTCGAACCGGAGAACCGGCACCATTTTCCAAACGCACCGCCATCGCTTAGACAGAACACTTGTGGCTATGACAAGTTTTGTTGGGAGTAAAGACAATATCTGCAGAATCAAAGGTTCTGGTAACGCACTGATTCTGTCCACTACATCTCGCTTCCTCAAACTTTCTccactaaaaaaaaatcaaacattaaGATTTAAGAGTCAGAGTTTGAAGCTTACTGTACTGTCAAGAACGGTTCATAGAAGTAAAAGAAGATCGAACAGAGAAACTAACCATTGTTCCATGTTCTTCGGATTCGTTCCTCCTCGTTACGAAGAATTGGACGCAGACAAACGTTTCGAAGAAATGGAGGAAGCGAAAGGTTTTAAGACACTAGGGCTTCATGATTATAACCGATCGGTTTTGGTCGGACCGAACCCAATCCAATATGGTCACTTTCGTCTAATTGGTTAATATACATACAATGTTGCTGTGTTCAAAAACGCGGCCTAGTTGCCGAGTAATCGGCCGAGTAGGCGCTAGGCGTCACCTTAGCGTGGAGAAAACACTCAATTCGGCTAGTCTAGGCGGTCAACAAGTTATTCTCGCGTTTGAccgaataattaaaaaatcaccGTATAATTGTGTAATCCGAGTAGGCCCAATTGGCCAATTCTCCATATTTATCTATAACAAAACACGAAGCCCAtacttttttttcctatttccAAGTGCTCTGATCTTTTCTTTAATTATACTAAGTTGAGTTTGAGATTTTATTTGTGGAAGAAACCCTAATATCACGATCTCTGAGTTTCAACCCAAGAACAAATCGAGTGTTCAAATCTAAGACCAAATCAGGTACTGGATATCTATTTTCACTTGATTTCCTTCTTTATTTCTTTGTGTTTACTTGACTTCAATTAGTTTCTGGGTTCTTGTTTTATCTTTTGGCTTTTGTTTCATCTTGTTTCATCGTGGTTAATATACTCATATTTTGGCTTTTGTTAATTTTGTGAAGTTTCTCATATGTGTTCATTATGTCTGAGTTTACTACTAGTATAAGATAAATGTCGTATTTCTCTTGAAGATAAAGGTCTCTGCTCTTCTTCATTGTTACTAAAAGACTTGATTTTGGTTCAACTAGTTAACTGTGTTTTTAGATTGTGTATGATTTTTCTGGCTAAAGAGTAAAGAGTTATATGTTTTCAGTTGACTTTTTTTTCCTCATGTTCTGTTAATAATTATTTAGGATATTACTGATGGTTTGTTTCATTATGTCACTTAGGAATCAATGGATGATCCACCGACAGATAGGCCTCCACCTCTTAAGCGTAACTCAAATGATGTAGGATGGCAGTATGGAGTCTTGTGTGATTCAAGAAGTCTAGACAAAGTTAAGTGTAAATTGTGTGGAAAAGAGTTTTCTggtggtgtgtttaaaatgaaaGAACAGAGATAAATGAGGAACGTGATGTTTTGTTTTCAagtcatgtttttgtttttgtttgtttttgctttCAAAGTCAAGCTGAcatcgttttctttttgtttgcagGTGTAATGTATAAGATATAACTTCTAACACATCTCTCTACTACACAGTGATAACTTGATCTTTAAAGATTATAACTTACTTTTTGTATATTCTTAAGATCAAGACAATCTTTTTTTGGTGTATCCCGTGTATAGAAATTAGCTTTTGTATTTTGAACTAGATGTGTATTAGAAgaaatttcaatatattttggaGTATAAGCTTtgtgttataaatttataatatatcttatgaattaaaatatatcaattatttgatgaaaaaaaatatatatatatatataactaaaaattactCCCCGAGTACTCCCCGTTTAATCACCGCTTTTTTGATAACTCGCTAGGCCCGACGTCGCCGCCCGACTCGCGCCTAGCGCAATTTCGAACATGAATGTTGTAGTAGTCCCTTTCACTTATCAcatgcatttttttttatcaagcgTGGTTTTATTTCATGTCCATAATTTACACAAATGCTTGTAAATGCGTGGAAAATTctagaaaattttatatttcacataaaaaataattatctatcAAACACAAAATAGTTTATTATTgtgttcaaattttaaaaacacttacatattaaaaatattttagaaaatatatttatacaaatactTTTGCTTGATTattgtttaactataaaatatattatatattaatttaaagatatatatatattaaaatattaaatcgtcattatttttaaaagtaactaATTGTTATACAAATTCTTATTAattcaatatacatatattgtgAGAAGTCagtaatatatgtatattgaatTAATAAGAATTATTATAACAATTAGTtacttttaaaacataaatcgacattatttttaaaaataactctgtaaattaatactcgataaattaataaacatcaCAAACCAAATATCTCAAATAGCATAATCATCTTATAATTTATCTTCGTACAAATAATTAAGAAACGACttctaatttataaaaataaaacaaaatattagttatgTTAGCTAATGTCACTCTGTACCAatcatcaatttttattttttccactTGATCTTAACATACAAAATCTAATTGAGAAACGACttctaatttataaaaataaacataatattaatgcGTGAAACTTTAAACAATTATTGTTATGTTACCTAGTGTCACTCTGTACCAATCatcagtttaatttttttccacTTGATCTTAACATACAAAATCTCATTatgaataaatcataaattaaataaatcatcaaaccaatcatcaaaattataaatataaattaaatataaaatgatcatGAAACCAATCACATATCATCAAACTGATCTAAATTCTAATACTCAAAATCAAAAGTTCAATTGAGTCA is a genomic window containing:
- the LOC130497000 gene encoding F-box/FBD/LRR-repeat protein At3g51530-like codes for the protein MEQCGESLRKRDVVDRISALPEPLILQILSLLPTKLVIATSVLSKRWRCVWKMVPVLRFESKGDIKKFAESVSKSLLSHKSPILNTLHLKLNDRCDDVYIGVWAGIAITRHVRDLELDLHFGYSDPPIRFPSSLFCFDTLETLKFKHHVLLDIPSLVSLNSLRTLHLHSVVYKDSESIRNLFSSCPNLEHLVVHRSYNDVVKFVIESPSLKTLSLYGENFVGRENGIGGYVINAPSLVRLNIQMLKGYEHCLIENAPELLIEANVSNVSNITNETIMASLKSTKRLCLDLSPLQIAYPTGIVFYQLVYLEMYSHKVEWWNLLAVMLDSSPKLQVLKLTDDSSQQPKLVSDKKNMEPGKWNQPKCVPQCLLWHLETFVWTRPDWIREEEKEVARYILGNARHLKKATFIIEPIESKRLFRLAKRREMLNELPAVVRASSSCQLVFQSE